In Salmo salar chromosome ssa03, Ssal_v3.1, whole genome shotgun sequence, a single genomic region encodes these proteins:
- the LOC106600003 gene encoding RNA-binding protein MEX3B yields the protein MPSPLFHPEIMDHDMVVSSQHNGVSLPRETDQESREEDHQDALRFALDQLSFMALEKVDCGGGGLVDTLDGNQGPCSGNSNGGYVDLQMLEHQGGSRDSPTSCSPSPEYYGSGGYHMTGPHSHPMLGEQSSVLCNRKRSVNMTECVPVPSSEHVAEIVGRQGCKIKALRAKTNTYIKTPVRGEEPVFIVTGRREDVEMAKREIVSAAEHFSMIRASRCKAGATGTGAPGTGGALPGPPHLPGQTTIQVRVPYRVVGLVVGPKGATIKRIQQQTHTYIVTPSREKDPVFEVTGMPENVDRAREEIETHITLRTGAFVDLQGDNDFHTNGTDVSLEGLGSLAGGLGAALWARANNPHPAPPPPPPPPPPPLPMAIHQSSGRKLSSSASYHQHNGGMGSESYSAPRRATEGGSPTSPFSTSSSNAGGGGGFTFGGDSTPGLPSEELGFEFSAANIWAPFVNGGGGKIPGTSQKQPLRRNSSGLSGGAITPRLSPTLPPDAVVGPLDHPLARRAQSDPLSTLSWLQSGGAGAGSFSGASSSSSGGSSTGYSSCSASSLPGGSPTDSEGGGSGVGLGSGMLGRLKAAAGAGGLVGMGPGGVSRDCFVCFESEVTAALVPCGHNLFCMDCAGQICQSAEPECPVCHTTATQCIRIFS from the exons ATGCCTAGCCCCTTATTCCACCCCGAGATTATGGACCACGACATGGTAGTGAGCAGCCAGCACAACGGGGTCAGCCTGCCGCGAGAGACTGACCAGGAGTCCCGGGAAGAGGACCATCAGGATGCGCTCCGCTTCGCCCTGGACCAGCTGTCATTTATGGCCCTGGAGAAGGTGGACTGCGGTGGTGGGGGGCTCGTTGACACGCTCGACGGGAACCAGGGACCGTGCTCCGGGAATTCCAACGGCGGTTATGTCGATCTGCAGATGCTGGAGCACCAAGGAGGCTCCCGGGACTCCCCGACATCCTGCTCCCCGTCTCCAGAGTACTATGGATCGGGCGGGTACCACATGACTGGCCCGCACTCTCACCCCATGCTCGGTGAACAAAGCTCTGTTCTCTGCAATCGCAAGAGGAGTGTCAACATGACCGAATGCGTACCTGTGCCCAGCTCAGAACACGTTGCTGAAATAGTGGGAAGACAGG GCTGTAAGATCAAGGCACTGCGTGCGAAGACCAACACCTACATAAAGACCCCAGTGAGAGGCGAGGAGCCCGTGTTCATAGTTACAGGGCGCAGGGAGGACGTGGAGATGGCCAAGCGGGAGATCGTCTCTGCGGCCGAGCACTTCTCCATGATCCGGGCATCCCGCTGCAAGGCCGGGGCCACGGGCACAGGAGCACCCGGGACAGGGGGAGCGCTCCCTGGACCCCCCCACCTGCCTGGACAGACCACTATACAG GTGCGGGTACCGTATCGTGTGGTGGGGTTAGTGGTGGGGCCCAAGGGGGCGACCATCAAGCGCATCCAGCAGCAGACTCACACCTACATCGTGACGCCCAGCAGGGAGAAGGACCCCGTGTTCGAGGTGACGGGCATGCCTGAGAATGTGGACCGAGCCCGGGAGGAGATTGAGACGCACATCACCCTGCGGACTGGGGCCTTTGTGGACCTCCAGGGAGACAACGACTTCCACACTAATGGGACTGACGTCAGCCTAGAGGGCCTGGGCTCGCTGGCTGGGGGGCTGGGTGCCGCTCTCTGGGCTCGGGCCAACAACCCCCACCCTGCCCCTCCACCCCCGCCGCCTCCTCCACCACCCCCGCTCCCCATGGCCATTCACCAATCGTCTGGGAGGAAGCTGTCCTCCTCGGCCTCCTACCACCAACACAACGGAGGGATGGGCTCTGAGAGCTACAGCGCCCCCAGGAGGGCCACCGAGGGAGGTAGCCCCACCAGCCCATTCAGCACTAGCTCCAGTAATGCCGGCGGAGGAGGGGGGTTCACCTTCGGGGGTGACTCCACCCCAGGCCTCCCCTCTGAGGAGCTGGGCTTTGAGTTCAGCGCTGCCAACATCTGGGCCCCTTTTGTCaacggaggaggagggaagatcCCAGGCACCTCTCAGAAGCAGCCTCTCCGCAGAAACAGCAGCGGCCTGAGTGGCGGTGCCATCACCCCCCGCCTGTCCCCCACCCTGCCCCCCGACGCAGTGGTGGGACCCCTGGATCATCCACTGGCCCGTCGGGCCCAGAGTGACCCACTCAGCACCCTCTCCTGGCTGCAGTCGGGCGGTGCCGGTGCAGGGTCCTTCTCTGGAGCATCTAGCTCCAGCTCCGGAGGGTCATCCACCGGTTACTCTTCCTGCTCAGCCTCCTCCCTGCCCGGAGGCTCTCCCACCGATTCAGAGGGCGGGGGCAGCGGCGTTGGCCTGGGCTCTGGCATGCTGGGCCGGCTGAAGGCCGCGGCAGGTGCTGGAGGTCTGGTTGGCATGGGGCCAGGGGGCGTGAGCAGGGACTGCTTTGTGTGCTTTGAGAGCGAGGTGACAGCGGCTTTGGTGCCATGCGGCCACAATCTGTTCTGCATGGACTGTGCCGGACAGATCTGCCAGTCCGCTGAGCCCGAGTGCCCTGTCTGCCATACCACTGCCACACAGTGCATCCGTATCTTCTCCTAA